One Microbacterium trichothecenolyticum DNA window includes the following coding sequences:
- the radA gene encoding DNA repair protein RadA has product MASRRPTAAPAPYRCTECGWTTLKWVGRCGECQSWGTVVEAAEQTGIVRSIVPVAPGAARAARRITEIDTHDAPRRTSGVGEFDRVLGGGIVPGAAILLSGEPGVGKSTLLLEVAAKSAHAGRRVLYASGEESAAQVRLRAERTGALHDELFLAAETDLATILGHIDQVEPGLLIVDSVQTVSSAHSDGAAGQPAQVREVASALIRVAKERGLPIIIVGHVTKDGSIAGPRILEHLVDVVCHFEGDRQTSLRFVRALKNRFGPTDEVGCFDMTGTGIAEVADPSALFLGHGEPEPGTCVTIAMEGRRALPVEIQALAVRQTAPNPRRIVNGVDSSRVAMVLAVLESRMGLTLSDRDVYVSTVGGVRLVEPAADLAIAIAVANAVKNRKVSKRLAAIGELTLTGEIRNVTQAAQRASEAKRLGYHTVLDASSRKLAQALNELQVRGMPRDDSEPGF; this is encoded by the coding sequence ATGGCATCCCGACGTCCCACCGCAGCCCCCGCGCCCTACCGGTGCACCGAGTGCGGATGGACGACGCTGAAGTGGGTGGGCCGCTGCGGGGAGTGCCAGTCGTGGGGCACGGTGGTCGAGGCGGCGGAGCAGACGGGCATCGTCCGTTCGATCGTCCCGGTCGCGCCGGGAGCGGCCCGCGCAGCCCGGCGCATCACCGAGATCGACACGCACGACGCCCCGCGACGAACGAGCGGTGTCGGCGAGTTCGACCGGGTGCTGGGCGGCGGCATCGTGCCGGGTGCCGCAATTCTGCTCAGCGGAGAGCCGGGGGTCGGCAAGTCGACGCTGCTGCTCGAGGTCGCCGCGAAGAGTGCGCACGCCGGTCGTCGCGTGCTCTACGCCAGCGGCGAAGAATCGGCGGCGCAGGTACGCCTGCGCGCCGAACGCACGGGCGCACTGCACGACGAACTGTTCCTGGCCGCCGAGACCGATCTCGCCACCATCCTCGGTCACATCGACCAGGTCGAACCGGGCCTGCTCATCGTCGACTCCGTCCAAACGGTGTCGTCGGCCCACAGCGACGGCGCGGCGGGGCAACCGGCGCAGGTGCGCGAGGTGGCCTCCGCCCTCATCCGCGTCGCCAAAGAGCGTGGGCTGCCCATCATCATCGTCGGACACGTCACGAAAGACGGCTCGATCGCGGGCCCCCGCATCCTGGAGCACCTCGTCGACGTGGTCTGCCACTTCGAGGGCGACCGCCAGACGTCGCTGCGGTTCGTCCGGGCGCTCAAGAACCGCTTCGGCCCCACCGACGAGGTCGGCTGCTTCGACATGACCGGCACCGGCATCGCCGAGGTGGCCGACCCCAGCGCCCTGTTCCTCGGGCACGGCGAACCCGAACCGGGAACGTGCGTCACCATCGCGATGGAGGGTCGTCGCGCCCTGCCCGTCGAGATCCAAGCTCTGGCGGTGCGGCAGACGGCCCCCAACCCGCGACGCATCGTCAACGGCGTCGACTCATCGCGCGTCGCGATGGTGCTGGCGGTGCTCGAAAGCCGCATGGGGCTCACCCTCTCCGACCGCGATGTCTACGTCTCGACCGTCGGGGGCGTGCGTCTCGTCGAGCCGGCGGCCGACCTCGCCATCGCGATCGCGGTGGCCAACGCGGTGAAGAACCGCAAGGTGTCGAAACGCCTCGCGGCCATCGGCGAGCTGACGCTGACGGGCGAGATCCGCAACGTCACCCAGGCGGCGCAGCGGGCCTCCGAGGCGAAACGGCTCGGGTATCACACCGTGCTCGACGCCTCGTCGCGCAAGCTGGCGCAGGCGCTCAACGAACTACAGGTGCGCGGTATGCCCCGCGACGACAGCGAGCCCGGCTTCTGA
- a CDS encoding dehydrogenase — MAAGKKRRGKKVDVDFKNTALTDALQTQDMAAIAFALRHGPTVVPLMTAGDPDNPLDVGEVWTYRDPSTGQIALLLFSDAAHKPATLPLQVALQSPQWLRAFLGAHQDAITTVFVDIAGPHPIQASPADLIAALDA; from the coding sequence ATGGCCGCAGGCAAGAAGCGCAGGGGAAAGAAGGTCGACGTGGACTTCAAGAACACCGCGCTCACCGATGCCCTGCAGACCCAGGACATGGCGGCGATCGCGTTCGCTCTGCGGCACGGTCCGACCGTCGTGCCGCTCATGACGGCGGGTGATCCCGACAATCCGCTCGACGTCGGAGAAGTGTGGACGTATCGCGACCCGAGCACGGGACAGATCGCCCTGCTGCTTTTCAGCGATGCGGCGCACAAGCCCGCGACGCTCCCACTGCAGGTGGCGTTGCAGTCGCCGCAGTGGCTGCGGGCGTTCCTCGGGGCGCACCAGGATGCCATCACCACGGTGTTCGTCGACATCGCGGGACCGCACCCGATCCAGGCGTCGCCCGCTGACCTGATCGCCGCTCTCGACGCCTGA
- a CDS encoding BLUF domain-containing protein produces MGGGLHAITYVSTATAPFSDTELEALLTSSRATNLARDLTGMLLYRDGRFLQVLEGPEDDVREIIERIGNDPRHRDMRIVSSDPIAGRRFAEWTMGYEPIAAPASAPPEGFRDSFDDLDAHDAALTARALVELTVWFHARSAPVSGDPVDAARS; encoded by the coding sequence ATGGGCGGAGGACTCCACGCGATCACGTACGTCAGCACGGCGACGGCGCCCTTCTCTGACACCGAACTCGAAGCCCTTCTCACCTCCAGTCGTGCCACGAACCTCGCCCGCGACCTCACCGGCATGCTGCTGTACCGCGACGGCCGGTTTCTCCAGGTCTTGGAAGGCCCCGAAGACGACGTGCGCGAGATCATCGAGCGCATCGGGAACGACCCGCGCCACCGCGACATGCGCATCGTGTCGTCGGATCCGATCGCTGGGCGCCGCTTCGCGGAGTGGACGATGGGATACGAACCGATCGCCGCGCCCGCGTCTGCGCCGCCGGAGGGGTTCCGCGACAGTTTCGACGATCTCGACGCCCACGATGCGGCCCTCACCGCGCGAGCGCTGGTGGAGCTGACGGTGTGGTTCCACGCCCGCTCGGCCCCCGTCAGCGGCGACCCGGTCGACGCTGCCCGCTCCTAG
- a CDS encoding FadR/GntR family transcriptional regulator produces MSEAPLDDLRRAVYRPVRSGNALEDTTARIVQTVRLGLVAPGESLPAERELAVLYGVSRDTVREAIRELADAGWLETRRGRYGGTFVVDPVPRPTVPAAISPDELADVVALRTVLETGAARAAAERTLSAEDREVLWARHEAAAAAGGGDYRRLDTLLHLTIAELSGIPSLVPLVADNRARVNAWLDTFPLLPRNIDHSTSQHAAVVSAILAGRPDAAHAAMRDHLAGSEALLRGFLA; encoded by the coding sequence GTGAGCGAAGCGCCCCTCGACGACCTGCGCCGGGCCGTGTACCGGCCCGTGCGCAGCGGCAACGCGCTCGAAGACACCACGGCGCGCATCGTGCAGACGGTGCGGTTGGGGCTGGTCGCGCCGGGGGAGTCCCTGCCCGCTGAGCGAGAGCTGGCCGTGCTGTACGGCGTGAGCCGCGACACGGTGCGGGAGGCCATTCGAGAGCTCGCCGACGCCGGTTGGCTCGAGACGCGCCGCGGACGCTACGGCGGAACGTTCGTGGTCGACCCCGTGCCGCGGCCCACGGTGCCCGCGGCCATCTCGCCCGATGAGCTCGCCGACGTCGTGGCTCTCCGCACCGTGCTCGAGACGGGTGCCGCCCGCGCCGCCGCCGAGCGGACGCTCTCGGCCGAGGATCGCGAGGTGCTGTGGGCGCGGCACGAAGCTGCGGCAGCTGCCGGGGGAGGGGATTACCGCCGGCTCGACACGCTGCTGCACCTCACGATCGCCGAGCTCAGCGGCATCCCCTCTCTCGTGCCGCTGGTCGCCGACAACCGTGCGCGGGTGAATGCCTGGCTCGACACCTTTCCGCTGCTGCCGCGCAACATCGATCATTCGACGTCGCAGCACGCCGCGGTGGTGTCGGCGATCCTCGCCGGACGCCCGGATGCCGCCCACGCGGCCATGCGCGACCACCTCGCCGGGTCCGAGGCCCTCCTGCGGGGATTCCTGGCCTAG
- a CDS encoding 3-oxoacyl-ACP reductase: MTIDLTQRLRDRVAIVTGGASGIGLATARRFAAEGARVVIADLDETTGLAAATEVGGVFRQVNVADEASVDALFDGVAADLGSVDIAFNNAGISPADDDSIETTELPAWDRVQDVNLKSVYLCSRAALRHMVPAGKGSIINTASFVALLGSATSQISYTASKGGVLAMTRELGVQFARQGIRVNALCPGPVNTPLLQELFAKDPERAQRRLVHVPMGRFAEPEEMAAAVAFLGSDDASFITATAFVVDGGITNAYVTPL; encoded by the coding sequence ATGACCATCGACCTCACCCAGCGCCTGCGCGACCGCGTCGCCATCGTCACCGGCGGCGCGAGCGGCATCGGCCTCGCCACCGCTCGCCGTTTCGCCGCCGAGGGCGCCCGCGTCGTCATCGCCGACCTCGACGAGACGACCGGGCTCGCTGCCGCCACCGAGGTGGGCGGGGTGTTCCGGCAGGTGAACGTCGCCGACGAGGCATCCGTCGACGCGCTGTTCGACGGCGTCGCCGCCGACCTCGGCAGCGTCGACATCGCCTTCAACAACGCCGGCATCTCGCCCGCCGACGACGACTCGATCGAGACGACCGAGCTTCCCGCGTGGGACCGCGTGCAAGACGTCAACCTCAAGAGCGTGTACCTGTGCTCGCGGGCGGCGCTGCGGCACATGGTGCCCGCGGGCAAGGGGTCGATCATCAACACCGCGTCGTTCGTGGCGCTGCTGGGCTCGGCGACCTCGCAGATCTCGTACACCGCCTCCAAGGGCGGCGTGCTCGCGATGACCCGCGAGCTCGGTGTGCAGTTCGCTCGCCAGGGCATCCGCGTGAACGCCCTCTGCCCGGGACCGGTCAACACGCCCCTGCTGCAGGAGCTCTTCGCGAAGGATCCCGAGCGCGCGCAGCGCCGGCTCGTGCACGTGCCGATGGGCCGGTTCGCGGAGCCGGAGGAGATGGCTGCGGCCGTGGCTTTCCTGGGATCCGATGACGCGTCATTCATCACCGCGACGGCGTTCGTCGTCGACGGCGGTATCACCAACGCGTACGTCACGCCCCTGTGA
- a CDS encoding aldehyde dehydrogenase family protein, with product MSTFTVIDPSTGSAITTLERAEVGQVDAAVDGAVRAQRAWAALAPVARADALRAFARVVEAHVEELAALEVKNSGHPIGSARWEAQHVAQVLNYYAGAPERLIGSQIPVAGGLDVTYHEPYGVVGIIVPWNFPMTIAAWGFAPALAAGNAVVLKPAELTPLTAIRLGELALEAGLPEGLFQVVVGSGSVVGQRFVSHPDVHKVVFTGSTEVGTEVAAGCAQLLKPVTLELGGKSANIVFADADLEKAAAGVPGSVFDNAGQDCCARSRLLVQRSVYDRFLELLEPAVAAWRVGDPTSEDTQMGPLISASHRSTVQGFLDGVDVAFRGSAPEGDGFWFAPAVVLAQPGDRLVRDEVFGPVLAVLPFDDEADAIRLANDTAYGLAGSIWTENLGRGIRVSRGVRSGVLSVNSHSSVRYSTPFGGMKASGLGRELGPDAAEHFTETKNVFYATE from the coding sequence ATGAGCACCTTCACCGTCATCGACCCCTCGACGGGGTCGGCCATCACCACGCTCGAACGCGCCGAGGTCGGCCAGGTGGATGCCGCCGTCGACGGCGCCGTGCGCGCGCAGCGCGCCTGGGCAGCTCTCGCCCCCGTCGCCCGTGCCGACGCGCTGCGCGCCTTCGCCCGCGTCGTCGAGGCGCACGTCGAGGAGCTGGCAGCCCTCGAAGTGAAGAACTCCGGCCACCCGATCGGGTCTGCCCGGTGGGAGGCGCAGCACGTCGCCCAGGTGCTCAACTACTACGCCGGTGCCCCCGAACGCCTCATCGGGTCGCAGATCCCCGTGGCCGGCGGGCTCGACGTGACCTACCACGAGCCCTACGGCGTGGTCGGGATCATCGTGCCGTGGAACTTCCCCATGACGATCGCCGCGTGGGGCTTCGCGCCCGCGCTCGCCGCGGGCAACGCCGTCGTGCTCAAGCCCGCCGAACTCACGCCCCTCACGGCCATCCGCCTGGGCGAACTGGCGCTCGAGGCGGGGCTCCCGGAAGGCCTGTTCCAGGTCGTCGTGGGTTCAGGCTCGGTCGTGGGCCAGCGCTTCGTCTCGCACCCCGACGTGCACAAGGTCGTCTTCACCGGCTCCACCGAGGTCGGCACCGAGGTCGCCGCGGGCTGCGCGCAGCTGCTGAAGCCCGTGACCCTCGAACTCGGCGGCAAGAGCGCCAACATCGTCTTCGCCGACGCCGATCTCGAGAAAGCCGCAGCGGGAGTCCCCGGCTCGGTGTTCGACAATGCGGGTCAGGACTGCTGCGCGCGCAGCCGCCTGCTCGTCCAGCGGAGCGTCTACGACCGCTTCCTCGAGCTGCTCGAACCCGCCGTGGCCGCGTGGAGAGTCGGTGACCCGACGAGCGAGGACACGCAGATGGGCCCGCTCATCTCGGCATCCCACCGCTCCACCGTGCAGGGCTTCCTCGACGGCGTCGACGTCGCCTTCCGCGGCTCGGCTCCCGAGGGCGACGGCTTCTGGTTCGCGCCGGCGGTCGTGCTCGCGCAGCCGGGTGACCGACTCGTGCGCGACGAGGTCTTCGGCCCCGTGCTGGCCGTGCTGCCGTTCGACGACGAAGCGGATGCCATCCGCCTCGCCAACGACACCGCCTACGGCCTCGCGGGCTCGATCTGGACCGAGAACCTGGGGCGTGGCATCCGGGTCTCGCGCGGGGTGCGCAGCGGCGTGCTGTCGGTGAACTCGCACTCGTCGGTGCGGTACTCCACACCCTTCGGCGGCATGAAGGCCTCGGGCCTCGGCCGCGAGCTCGGACCGGATGCCGCCGAGCACTTCACCGAGACGAAGAACGTCTTCTACGCCACCGAGTGA
- a CDS encoding gamma-glutamyl-gamma-aminobutyrate hydrolase family protein, translating to MVLSASDPSRTPVVGLTTYLERAKQGVWDVRASFLPQQYFDAVTASGATAVLLPPQPRPEQAAAAVLDGLDGLILTGGLDVQPELYGAERHPLTDPARADRDAWELALLAGARERGIPVFGICRGLQLLNVALGGTLHQHLPEALGTERYRIGGGVFAENVVEVDADTRLAGLVGAGALTVHSYHHQGVDRVGDGLRVTARTDDGLVQAVETEGDDYVVAVQWHPEENAEDRRLFLGLVAAAAAYRAARFSEHQGVPA from the coding sequence GTGGTTTTGAGCGCCTCTGATCCGAGCAGAACCCCCGTCGTGGGGCTGACCACCTATCTGGAGCGGGCGAAGCAGGGGGTCTGGGACGTGCGTGCCTCGTTCCTGCCCCAGCAGTACTTCGACGCGGTGACCGCCTCGGGCGCCACCGCCGTGCTGCTGCCCCCGCAGCCCCGGCCCGAGCAGGCCGCCGCGGCCGTGCTCGACGGCCTCGACGGCCTCATCCTCACCGGTGGCCTCGACGTGCAGCCCGAGCTCTACGGCGCCGAGCGCCACCCGCTCACCGACCCCGCGCGCGCCGACCGCGATGCGTGGGAGCTCGCGCTGCTCGCGGGGGCGCGGGAGCGCGGCATCCCGGTCTTCGGCATCTGCCGCGGTCTGCAGCTGCTCAACGTCGCCCTCGGCGGCACGCTGCACCAGCACCTGCCCGAGGCGCTCGGCACCGAGCGGTACCGCATCGGCGGCGGGGTCTTCGCCGAGAACGTCGTCGAGGTGGATGCCGACACCCGGCTCGCAGGCCTCGTCGGTGCCGGAGCGCTCACCGTGCACAGCTACCACCACCAGGGCGTCGACCGGGTCGGTGATGGTCTCCGCGTGACCGCTCGCACTGACGACGGTCTCGTGCAGGCCGTCGAGACCGAGGGCGACGACTACGTCGTGGCCGTGCAGTGGCATCCCGAGGAGAACGCCGAGGACCGGCGGCTGTTCCTCGGTCTCGTGGCCGCGGCGGCGGCGTACCGGGCCGCACGTTTCTCCGAGCACCAGGGAGTCCCCGCATGA
- a CDS encoding glutamine synthetase family protein produces MAGNLTTAELDAAIEAGEIDTVVVAFPDAQGRLVGKRVAARFWRDEVLPHGAEACNYLLSVDVDLNTVDGYAMSSWEKGYGDMLLVPDLDTLRRVPWQPGTALVVADLAWEDRAHVAQSPRGILNAQRARLAERGLTAHAGTELEFIVFDDSFREAWAKKYTGLTASTDYNVDYNLLATTRLEPLLRDIRLGMDGAGMYCEGVKGECNYGQQEISFRYAEALETADNHTIYKNGAKEIADRHGKSLTFMAKFNEREGNSCHIHLSVRGDDGSAVMAGDGQYGFSPLMGHWIAGVLATLREFTLLYAPTINSYKRYAKGSFAPTGVAWGVDNRTCALRVVGHGGSLRVENRVPGGDVNPYLAISAIIAGGLYGIENELELPAPLTGNAYDAGVDTLPTTLREAARLFSESTIARAAFGDDVVEHYLNQARIEVEAFDAAVTDWERVRGFERL; encoded by the coding sequence ATGGCGGGCAATCTCACCACCGCAGAATTGGATGCCGCGATCGAGGCGGGAGAGATCGACACGGTCGTCGTGGCCTTCCCCGACGCCCAGGGACGTCTCGTCGGCAAGCGCGTGGCCGCGCGCTTCTGGCGCGACGAGGTGCTGCCGCACGGCGCCGAGGCCTGCAATTACCTGCTCTCCGTCGACGTCGACCTCAACACCGTCGACGGCTACGCGATGTCGAGCTGGGAGAAGGGCTACGGCGACATGCTGCTCGTGCCCGACCTCGACACGCTCCGCCGCGTCCCGTGGCAGCCGGGAACGGCTCTCGTCGTGGCCGACCTCGCATGGGAGGACCGGGCGCACGTGGCGCAGTCGCCGCGCGGCATCCTGAACGCCCAGCGTGCCCGCCTGGCCGAGCGAGGCCTCACCGCGCACGCGGGGACGGAGCTGGAGTTCATCGTCTTCGACGACTCGTTCCGCGAGGCGTGGGCGAAGAAGTACACCGGCCTGACCGCCTCGACCGACTACAACGTCGACTACAACCTGCTCGCCACCACCCGCCTCGAGCCGCTGCTGCGCGACATCCGCCTCGGCATGGACGGCGCCGGCATGTACTGCGAGGGCGTCAAGGGCGAGTGCAACTACGGCCAGCAGGAGATCTCGTTCCGCTACGCCGAGGCGCTTGAGACCGCCGACAACCACACGATCTACAAGAACGGCGCGAAGGAGATCGCCGACCGGCACGGCAAGTCGCTCACCTTCATGGCCAAGTTCAACGAGCGCGAGGGCAACAGCTGCCACATCCACCTCTCGGTGCGCGGCGACGACGGGTCGGCCGTCATGGCCGGCGACGGTCAGTACGGCTTCAGCCCGCTCATGGGGCACTGGATCGCCGGCGTTCTGGCGACCCTCCGCGAGTTCACGCTGCTGTACGCCCCCACCATCAACTCGTACAAGCGCTACGCGAAGGGCTCGTTCGCCCCGACCGGCGTCGCGTGGGGCGTCGACAACCGCACGTGCGCCCTGCGCGTGGTCGGCCACGGCGGGTCGCTGCGGGTGGAGAACCGCGTGCCCGGGGGAGATGTGAACCCCTACCTGGCCATTTCGGCGATCATCGCGGGTGGTCTGTACGGCATCGAGAACGAGCTGGAGCTGCCCGCGCCGCTCACCGGCAACGCGTACGACGCCGGCGTCGACACGCTCCCCACGACCCTGCGCGAGGCGGCGCGACTCTTCAGCGAGTCGACGATCGCCCGCGCAGCCTTCGGCGACGATGTCGTCGAGCACTATCTGAACCAGGCGCGCATCGAGGTCGAGGCCTTCGACGCCGCCGTGACCGATTGGGAGCGGGTGCGTGGTTTTGAGCGCCTCTGA
- a CDS encoding amino acid permease, with amino-acid sequence MSTSSSSSKKVAGATYAATDAAYFEKRTLKRSAGVWGLWGLAVAAVISGDFSGWNLGVGFAGFGGMLIAFVILVIMYYGLTFSIGEMAAAMPHTGGAYSFARSAMGPWGGLATGLAETIEYVATTAVVVYFSGQYADSALELLTGVSLPAFIWWIILYALFIALNAAGANISFGFAIVVSVISIGIIVVFGAMSVFSGAFDWGSLWNIAPTDGNTEFLPFGVGSILLALPFAMWFFLGIEELPLAAEESHDPARDIPRAGLWARGTLIVTGLIVLFLNTGVLGAKETGGSLEPLLDGFRAMVGDQAAALLSLLALVGLLASLMGIMFAYGRNMYSLSRAGYYPRWLSLTGARKTPWVALVFGAVLGFLALVVVQAAGGDASPAGAIVLNIAVWGAVLAYFLQMVAFIVLRKKFPNAVRPYKSPWGLFGAYSAAIIAAVVFVGLLFNETFRPAIEAIIVVYAVIFIAFAVYGRHRLVLSPEEEYALSGGLHGDPQKEGYDAMEGEVFGDTRP; translated from the coding sequence ATGTCCACCTCGAGCAGTTCATCCAAAAAGGTCGCCGGAGCCACCTATGCGGCCACCGACGCCGCATACTTCGAGAAACGCACGCTCAAGCGCTCCGCGGGCGTCTGGGGACTGTGGGGCCTCGCGGTCGCCGCCGTCATCTCGGGCGACTTCTCGGGGTGGAACCTCGGCGTCGGCTTCGCCGGCTTCGGCGGCATGCTGATCGCCTTCGTCATCCTCGTGATCATGTACTACGGCCTCACCTTCTCGATCGGCGAGATGGCCGCCGCCATGCCCCACACCGGCGGCGCGTACTCGTTCGCCCGATCGGCGATGGGCCCCTGGGGCGGCCTGGCGACGGGTCTGGCCGAGACCATCGAGTACGTCGCCACCACAGCCGTGGTGGTCTACTTCTCGGGCCAGTACGCCGACTCCGCGCTCGAACTCCTGACGGGGGTGAGCCTGCCCGCGTTCATCTGGTGGATCATCCTCTACGCGCTGTTCATCGCCCTCAACGCCGCCGGAGCCAACATCTCGTTCGGCTTCGCGATCGTCGTGTCGGTCATCTCCATCGGCATCATCGTGGTCTTCGGCGCGATGTCGGTGTTCTCGGGCGCCTTCGACTGGGGCTCGCTGTGGAACATCGCCCCGACCGACGGCAACACCGAGTTCCTCCCCTTCGGTGTCGGCTCGATCCTGCTCGCCCTGCCCTTCGCGATGTGGTTCTTCCTCGGCATCGAGGAGCTGCCGCTCGCGGCCGAGGAGTCGCACGACCCCGCCCGCGACATCCCGCGCGCCGGCCTCTGGGCCCGCGGCACGCTCATCGTCACCGGCCTCATCGTGCTGTTCCTGAACACCGGCGTCCTCGGCGCCAAGGAGACCGGCGGCTCGCTCGAGCCCCTGCTCGACGGCTTCCGCGCGATGGTCGGCGATCAGGCCGCGGCCCTCCTGTCGCTGCTCGCGCTCGTCGGGCTCCTGGCATCCCTCATGGGGATCATGTTCGCCTACGGTCGCAACATGTACTCGCTCTCGCGCGCCGGGTACTACCCGCGGTGGCTGTCGCTCACCGGTGCCCGCAAGACGCCGTGGGTCGCCCTCGTCTTCGGTGCCGTCCTCGGCTTCCTCGCCCTCGTCGTCGTGCAGGCGGCGGGTGGGGATGCCAGCCCCGCGGGCGCGATCGTGCTGAACATCGCCGTGTGGGGCGCGGTGCTGGCGTACTTCCTGCAGATGGTCGCCTTCATCGTGCTGCGCAAGAAGTTCCCGAACGCCGTCCGCCCGTACAAGAGCCCGTGGGGCCTCTTCGGCGCCTACTCGGCGGCGATCATCGCCGCGGTGGTGTTCGTTGGGCTGTTGTTCAACGAGACCTTCCGTCCGGCGATCGAGGCGATCATCGTGGTGTACGCCGTCATCTTCATCGCTTTCGCGGTCTACGGCCGGCACCGTCTCGTGCTCTCCCCCGAAGAGGAGTACGCCCTCTCGGGCGGCCTGCACGGCGACCCCCAGAAGGAGGGCTACGACGCCATGGAGGGCGAGGTGTTCGGCGACACCCGCCCCTGA
- a CDS encoding amino-acid N-acetyltransferase — protein MTSAAPFVVRPAGTADVRRIHELLEPFVQKRILLGKDLVVLYGSVQQFVVAEADGEVIGCGALHVMWEDLGEIRTLIVHDEWLHHGVGRAIVETLEERARELGVSRLFCLTFEVDFFTRRGFSPIGEQVVDPDVYSQLVRSPDEGVAEFLDLAHVKPNTLGNTRMLKHL, from the coding sequence ATGACCTCTGCTGCGCCGTTCGTCGTCCGCCCTGCCGGAACCGCCGATGTTCGACGCATCCACGAGCTGCTGGAACCGTTCGTGCAGAAGCGCATCCTGCTGGGCAAGGACCTCGTCGTGCTCTACGGCTCGGTGCAGCAGTTCGTCGTCGCCGAGGCCGACGGCGAAGTCATCGGTTGCGGTGCGCTGCACGTGATGTGGGAGGACCTCGGTGAGATCCGCACCCTCATCGTGCACGATGAGTGGCTGCACCACGGAGTGGGGCGTGCGATCGTCGAGACCCTCGAGGAGCGGGCGCGCGAACTGGGCGTCTCGCGACTGTTCTGCCTCACGTTCGAGGTCGACTTCTTCACGCGCCGCGGCTTCTCGCCGATCGGCGAGCAGGTCGTCGATCCCGACGTCTACTCGCAGCTGGTGCGCAGCCCCGACGAGGGTGTCGCGGAGTTCCTCGACCTCGCCCATGTGAAGCCGAACACCCTCGGCAACACGCGCATGCTCAAGCACCTGTGA